The Anopheles maculipalpis chromosome 3RL, idAnoMacuDA_375_x, whole genome shotgun sequence genomic sequence TGCTTGACTTTTGTCGCTTCATGGTCATTCGATCGGTGTGCCTCCTCCGCACCAGTATCGTTCACTTCCGCTGGCTCTGTGTCTGGTTTCACGTTCACGCCTTCCGAAATCGGTTCACCCTTTTCGAGTTCTTGGAAGCCGACGggtgacgacgatgatgatgcggcCTCAACATTTGCGCAGCTTAATGACGGGGACACAGCTGCACATCGGGTATCATCGTCAGACATTTTCTTACTCACTCAGTTTGTGCGCAAATTCTGCCAATAACAAAACAGTTGAATCCAGTTAGCTAATTCTGATGCATAGGAAATCAATAAATCACGGCCTCAGCAGCACACGCGGACACCCAAAGCTAGTGAGAGGTTTCCTTCTGGCTTACCTTTACTTTGCGTAATATGTGTCCAGCGTTGCAGCGTCTAGAGTAAACCTTAATCGCAAATCGCTCGTACATTATACACCGCGGGGATTGctattttttctccattccaTCGCGCACCACGGCACACTCATAACGTACAACCTTATCAGCGAACACCAGCACCAACAGAACAGAAGAAGTTTGCTAAAAGTCacacgaaaaataaataaaccatttCCGATAACCGACTGCCTCCCACTTTGCGTGCTATCTCTATCTGGCACCGTTTAACAAACACATGTAACACTCTCGCATCTCCTCACACGCGTCGCTTGCTTTTGATGATTGCACAAACagaacgcgcgcgcacacacacacacacacttgcagcGGCAGAAACACAACCGACAGGGCTGTACAACACCCAGTAGTAGAGAAGAGagatatatatattttttaaatatatgatacaggataaattaaaataaaatgtcagAGCCTTGTAATCGTTCTGAAATAGACTTGTTTATTGTAAGATAACTGTATCAATTTTCGACAGGTTagcaaaacaagcataattATGATAAAAACTCGTGAAAGACAACGAGCGTATAAAAACCGATCAATCCTTTTGCACTTTGCCACCACTGATTGGAAGGATTGTTTGGAAAGggggaaattgaaattgagaGCCGAAGGGGAGAAACGTCAGAAAACCAAGGTTATACACAACCACGGTATGACACAATTGCATCGCAGGCAGTTATGAACATGAAAAAATGAGGTAATTGCAATTAGCGAGTATAGCGCTCGCTGTTTCTGACCGGCAACGTTTCTGGTAGGGGGAGAGAACATCACTATTAATTGATACTGCGTTTACGTCATTTTCAACGACGACGAAGCATATGCCACACGTACGGTGTAGCCCAATTAGGCGGACAGTTTCAAACACTTTAGCAGTATCGCACGTGGAGGAGAATGAATGGAAGGGAACGGGCAGTCGCGATTTCTTTCACCTTTATGCTGGCATAACATGCAACTCACACTCAAACCAACTTTTCCTACATATGCTTGTTTGCTTTACTGCAAATTTATGATAGGTAGATTGGCTAAAAGTTTGGTTTTAATATAAGATTAAATTACAACATCGAATCCCCCCTCCTTTCCGTGTAATAATATCCTCTCTTCTAACACTGTAATAGTAATAGTACTGTCTGCTATTTTAGTTTGTCCTATTTGAGATAGAATAATCCTCACTAGATATGGGAGCTGCTAGAGCTAGAGGCTGCCTCTTTTGCATGGTGGTTAATAGTCGACAAAAACCGTCTACGACAATTCATCACATCATCACATCAGAAGTGTGGCATACAACTCATGTTTcagtcatgttttttttttcgagaggAAAGAGGGTATTTTATGTATCGGTAGAGAAGTCTGTAAAAAGAATCACCTAGTTAATTGATCATATTGTCTTGACCTTAATACTTGAGATGTGTGGTTCCCGCCTAGCCTTCCTTTTTCTGATTTCTGTGTAAATAAAGTTATTAGTGTTGTtgtaagtgttttaaaaatacccTAAATGTTTCGCTTcactttttcacacacacacacacaaaccagaCTAATATTACCTGTTCCCAAACGTGTTTTATGATTAATTGCacccttttttcctctttgttTTACCGAGTTTCAAACTCAAATTTAACCTACAGTCTTAACGAAGGAAGTGTGCATGAAACTTAGATTACTGACAATTCGAGCTTGCGAGAGACAGTCTgtaaatggaatggaatgataTATTGGCTCCTGGCTAACAGCTACTAAATTGGCATCATGCTGCTACGCTTGGTAAACGATGACTAGAACGGGTCAAACATTCGAACCATATCCTTTCGCTCCTTTATCCCTCCTGGTTGGTCCTTAAAATGCTAATAGTAATGGAAGAGTTTGCAAATGTGGACTACGTATTTAATCGAAAAAAAGAGGTTTTCCTTTAAAAGTCTTGCTAATTCTTTAATCGCTGAgggtaaaatatgtttatgctATAAAACAACGATCAAGTTTAGCTACGCGAAGATAACTGTACTGTATATATGCATTGCGCATTCTACTGGAAAGAACGGGTGGAAGAATTTGTAATTTGTTCGTGGTCCACCTGTGTGTACCTAACATACGCAACTGTTTCTTGCTAACACCGTCAAAACACAATGATTGTAAACATGACTACGAATTGGATAagctgtgtgttgtttgtaaaACAAGTTACAGCACACTGCACAGACTTTGCTAACAATATGCACTATATATGGCAATAAACGTTATTCTAATGCACGTGTTGTTCTCACCTGGTGTGTGACGACGTGGTTTATCAAAACTCTTGGTAAATCTAATCGATAAAACCGTTGTCCAGCTTCTGAAGACACGTGCTATCAATCCTTTGCCCAATCAATCCGCGGCGTATCATTGTAATGATCGTTTCCCGAAGCCACCAATTCTCTTACCAAATTAGATGGGTATATCACTGTGTGGTCCCGATGAGAGTGCCATTTTCGAGAGCGTTGACAACGAACGCTGCGAGAAGCTCGAACAATCAGACGAGGTTTCATTGAATAATTTGCGAAAGCTAAAATCAAAGTAGTCACTCAATTTCGATTCCTGTTGCAAGAAGGATTGCTTTTAACACGCCATACTTACAATTTTCTTATGCCACTTTCGTTGCTCTTTTTCCACGGTGCATCATCCGGTTCGTACGGCAATGGGCCTTGTACGGGTAGTTCGCTAAAATCAACCACCGGTCcctcgttgctgctgctcggctCTTTTTCAAGCACACTCGCATTAACGTTACCGTTTTCCGCCCCAATTCCAACGGCTTGGCACGTCATTAACTCTTGCTCCAGATCACTTACACGCGCCTTCAGTTCATTTCGATCGGTAAGCATCTCTTTCAGCTCCACGGTCGAGAATCGGGGACGCTCGTCCTCGTTTACCCGATTCGCCAAAtcttcgttttccttttcggcCAATCCGAGCTTCATCCGGAGTGCCCGTATTTCGTGATGTTGGTCCTGTATTTGGGCCAGAAAATCGGCCCGCTCCTCGCACAGCGTAATGATTTGATTGTGCGAAAGCTTTTGCCGCCTGCGGCTTTCACTCACTACTTTCTTCAGGCGATCGTTCTGGCTAGACAAACTTTCTATTTCGGCCATCTTCTCGCACAGTTCCATCTCTTTGCGTTTCAGCTTTTCCTCCAGTTGCGATAGTTGCAGTTTGTATTCGGACTTTTTCAGCACACTCGTCTCCGTGTCTGACATGTTGGAACCGTTCGAAAAGTCATCGTTCGGTGCACCGTTTCGTGAACGTTGTTCGTCCGATTGATGGGTGTTTTCGCTGGCCGACTGTGCAATTCCTCGCTGTAGCTTACGATTTTCTTCCTGCAGCTTATCAATCACTTTGAACAGCTCTTTCGCCTCGGTGCGCCACTGATCTTCGATTGCCTCCAGTTCCTGCAACAAAAGAACAACTTTAAAGGTTTGGAGTTAAGCATGATAAATTTCTTTGTGTCATACCTTTTCGTAACGCGACCGCGATGCAGCCTTTTGCTCCTTTTCCGCTTCGAGCTGAGCGATCTTTTCCTGCAGTTCCTGCAGGGTAGCATTTACGGTCTCATTTTGGCATGTCAGCGTCTCCATCAACTCCAACGCATTGACCACTTTCGTAATCAAGCCCGAGACTGCGTTCACTCCATTCGCATCGATTATTGTTTCGAACTCTTTCCCAATTTCCAGTGCCAAATCATACACGTCCACTACGGTTAACTTTTCTGCTGCGTTcattttgctgtgtttttttaaatagaagcGTCTGCTGTTTGTTCAACTTTACTATCACAAGCACCTTGGTTTTGCAAATAATACGACAAACTCGTATCAATATGCGATAATGCAcaagcaatttttttctttttgttg encodes the following:
- the LOC126562404 gene encoding RILP-like protein homolog, whose translation is MNAAEKLTVVDVYDLALEIGKEFETIIDANGVNAVSGLITKVVNALELMETLTCQNETVNATLQELQEKIAQLEAEKEQKAASRSRYEKELEAIEDQWRTEAKELFKVIDKLQEENRKLQRGIAQSASENTHQSDEQRSRNGAPNDDFSNGSNMSDTETSVLKKSEYKLQLSQLEEKLKRKEMELCEKMAEIESLSSQNDRLKKVVSESRRRQKLSHNQIITLCEERADFLAQIQDQHHEIRALRMKLGLAEKENEDLANRVNEDERPRFSTVELKEMLTDRNELKARVSDLEQELMTCQAVGIGAENGNVNASVLEKEPSSSNEGPVVDFSELPVQGPLPYEPDDAPWKKSNESGIRKFFRKLFNETSSDCSSFSQRSLSTLSKMALSSGPHSDIPI